A window of the Sandaracinaceae bacterium genome harbors these coding sequences:
- the hxsD gene encoding His-Xaa-Ser system protein HxsD, giving the protein MTEASASETTAQFEFETGPREIRFEIDETIYPPDAVFGSAYLFIDRCFVFLTRPGDMRIGVRLRTRGDASEDQLVGLAGEFANELLNQVLRHRIGVSTARIREYYMARAFHSSGQSTLDSLLAELDDEELAEDNLEVEVPWEKADAS; this is encoded by the coding sequence GTGACAGAAGCTTCGGCCAGCGAGACCACTGCTCAGTTTGAGTTCGAAACGGGGCCTCGCGAAATTCGCTTTGAAATCGACGAGACTATTTATCCGCCCGACGCCGTCTTCGGCAGCGCCTACCTGTTCATCGATCGTTGCTTCGTCTTCCTGACCCGGCCCGGCGACATGCGCATCGGCGTTCGGCTGCGCACGCGCGGCGACGCGTCCGAGGACCAGCTGGTGGGTCTGGCGGGGGAGTTCGCAAACGAGCTCCTCAATCAGGTCCTCCGGCACCGAATCGGGGTCTCCACCGCGCGGATCCGCGAATACTACATGGCGCGTGCCTTCCACTCCTCGGGCCAGAGCACCCTCGACAGCTTGCTGGCCGAGCTGGACGACGAGGAGCTCGCCGAGGACAACCTCGAGGTCGAGGTCCCGTGGGAGAAGGCCGATGCCTCTTGA
- a CDS encoding radical SAM protein: MLSQTPAKTRAEDMQNREKVANRPKHWVRAVTACNSRCLFCLDMDTPRNVFLPVEEVRAELLRGREQLGAEKVIISGGEASLHPQFIDFVSYAKEIGYERVQTVTNGYRFADPGYLEASLSAGLGEITYSIHGHTAQLHDHLTQTKGAFRRITKAIAASVRDGRPVVNVDVCINKQNVGDLDKLVELCIQLGVTEFDLLHVIPQAAAFEHRDVLFYDPIEHLPTLHKVFRLNRHPRFVVWTNRFPVPFLEGLEDLIQDPHKMLDEINGRRFQVRGYLDAGKPLDCRDPERCQHCFIEPMCNTMDEVVQRQLDEAWDVWWVGADEAPQTLPFGCTALGVEVTDAEAARALTVPGAGLYVRTTSAEPLATWEGLGVPVTLVATTPAQVAAWVTDDTASSPVRVVIELREALRDALLTQAEALGRNARRVHLHQPSYEHMTAARANDIVDLHGFTETLSAAAGELTISGLPACLAPGLRVTDPPLLLRADLFDADTGRLGIRRLARYHVEERYSAKSLRCRDCRIESRCDGAHINHLRHAGLKSLRPLREGVLASRAEEHALRRYPEPPARLAKGAPPLPAAPSLPGFAAPEGAPRDPLAVIAEEQLLKKQRRRGLVAPA; this comes from the coding sequence ATGCTCTCCCAGACCCCCGCGAAGACCCGCGCCGAAGACATGCAGAACCGGGAGAAGGTGGCCAACCGTCCCAAGCACTGGGTGCGGGCCGTGACTGCCTGCAACAGCAGGTGCCTCTTCTGTCTCGACATGGACACCCCGCGCAACGTCTTCCTCCCTGTAGAGGAGGTGCGAGCGGAATTGCTGCGGGGTCGTGAGCAGCTGGGGGCCGAGAAGGTCATCATCTCGGGCGGCGAGGCCAGCCTCCACCCCCAGTTCATCGACTTCGTTTCATACGCGAAGGAGATTGGCTACGAGCGCGTCCAGACCGTCACGAATGGCTATCGCTTCGCCGATCCAGGCTATCTCGAGGCGTCCCTGAGCGCCGGTCTCGGCGAGATCACGTACTCCATCCACGGCCACACGGCCCAGCTCCACGACCACCTGACGCAGACCAAGGGCGCGTTTCGGCGGATCACCAAGGCGATCGCAGCGTCGGTGCGCGACGGACGGCCCGTGGTGAACGTCGATGTGTGCATCAACAAACAGAACGTGGGTGATCTCGACAAGTTGGTCGAGCTGTGCATCCAGCTCGGCGTGACCGAGTTCGACCTGCTGCACGTCATTCCGCAGGCGGCCGCGTTCGAGCACCGGGACGTCCTGTTCTACGATCCCATCGAGCACCTCCCGACCCTCCACAAGGTGTTCCGCCTCAACCGCCACCCGCGCTTCGTCGTGTGGACGAACCGCTTCCCCGTGCCGTTCCTCGAGGGACTCGAGGACCTCATCCAGGATCCCCACAAGATGCTGGACGAGATCAACGGGCGGCGCTTTCAGGTGCGGGGCTATCTGGACGCGGGCAAGCCCCTCGACTGCAGGGATCCGGAGCGGTGCCAGCACTGCTTCATCGAGCCCATGTGCAACACCATGGACGAAGTGGTGCAACGTCAGCTCGACGAGGCGTGGGACGTCTGGTGGGTCGGCGCAGACGAAGCGCCCCAAACCCTGCCCTTCGGATGCACGGCGCTCGGGGTCGAGGTCACGGATGCCGAGGCCGCGCGTGCCCTCACCGTGCCAGGCGCCGGCCTGTACGTGCGCACGACGAGTGCGGAGCCGCTCGCCACCTGGGAAGGGCTCGGCGTCCCGGTGACGCTGGTCGCCACGACGCCAGCGCAGGTCGCCGCGTGGGTGACCGACGACACCGCGAGCTCGCCGGTGCGCGTGGTGATCGAGCTACGTGAAGCTCTGCGTGACGCGCTCCTCACGCAGGCCGAGGCGCTCGGGCGCAACGCGAGGCGGGTCCATCTGCATCAGCCGTCTTACGAGCACATGACCGCGGCGCGCGCGAACGACATCGTCGACCTCCACGGGTTCACGGAGACGCTGTCGGCAGCTGCGGGTGAGCTCACGATCAGCGGGCTCCCCGCGTGCCTCGCTCCTGGCTTGCGCGTAACGGACCCGCCGCTGCTGCTGCGCGCCGACCTCTTCGACGCCGACACGGGTCGCCTCGGGATCCGCCGGCTCGCTCGGTACCACGTGGAGGAGCGCTACAGCGCCAAGTCGCTACGCTGTCGTGACTGCCGCATCGAGTCACGCTGTGACGGTGCGCACATCAATCACCTGCGTCATGCCGGGCTCAAGTCGCTTCGCCCGCTGCGCGAAGGCGTGCTGGCCTCACGCGCGGAGGAGCACGCCCTGCGCCGCTACCCGGAGCCTCCGGCGCGACTCGCGAAGGGGGCCCCACCGCTCCCGGCCGCCCCGAGCCTCCCGGGCTTCGCCGCCCCAGAAGGCGCACCGCGCGATCCACTGGCGGTCATCGCGGAAGAGCAGCTGTTGAAGAAGCAGCGCCGCCGTGGGTTGGTCGCCCCCGCGTGA
- a CDS encoding radical SAM protein, whose protein sequence is MSSLVLTVTRECNLRCSYCPTAKDGWPSLSALDAEAAVDLFVRRFGGGDIKLFGGEPLLVPQVVRAAMEAARVRPEVRRVYLSTNGLGLDDEWLDYLRAYPKGVLTISMDGLPDDHRRLRRALPQAGDSYDHVVGLLPKLRAVPRVVVTQTIAPATAKRAHQNFRHLRDLGFWRFNFLPGYYIPWKEEQLVQLRAAFDAIASDVRGTWADGGSLYVRNLFTYVPTTFFNSGLVVDSDRTIHPSNVGLSGALEGLLEQTRLGSLDDPPTPEALAEKGAEVNALLERALPAGVMEATRRADHELSRFCRGLYPSYLTQRASKRRVA, encoded by the coding sequence GTGAGCAGCCTGGTGCTCACGGTCACCCGTGAGTGCAACCTCCGCTGCAGCTACTGTCCTACCGCGAAAGATGGTTGGCCGTCGCTCTCGGCATTGGACGCCGAGGCGGCGGTCGACTTGTTCGTGCGACGCTTCGGTGGCGGAGACATCAAGCTGTTCGGCGGAGAGCCACTGCTCGTTCCGCAGGTCGTCCGCGCCGCGATGGAGGCGGCGCGCGTCCGCCCAGAGGTACGTCGCGTCTACCTGTCCACAAACGGGCTCGGGCTCGACGACGAGTGGCTGGACTATCTGCGCGCGTACCCGAAGGGTGTCCTAACCATCAGCATGGACGGCCTGCCCGACGACCATCGCCGGCTGAGACGCGCGCTCCCGCAAGCAGGAGACAGCTACGACCACGTCGTCGGCCTGCTCCCGAAGCTGCGCGCTGTCCCGCGCGTCGTCGTCACTCAGACGATCGCCCCGGCGACCGCCAAGCGCGCCCACCAGAACTTCCGACACTTGCGAGATCTGGGGTTCTGGCGCTTCAACTTCCTCCCGGGCTACTACATCCCCTGGAAGGAGGAGCAGCTGGTGCAGCTGCGCGCTGCATTCGACGCCATCGCGTCCGACGTCCGCGGAACGTGGGCGGACGGGGGTTCCCTCTACGTCCGCAATCTCTTCACGTATGTCCCTACCACCTTCTTCAACAGCGGGTTGGTGGTCGACTCGGATCGCACCATCCATCCATCGAACGTGGGCCTGAGCGGAGCTCTCGAAGGTCTCCTCGAGCAGACTCGTCTCGGCTCATTGGACGACCCACCGACCCCCGAGGCTCTCGCCGAGAAGGGCGCCGAGGTCAATGCGCTGCTCGAGCGGGCCCTTCCAGCGGGCGTCATGGAGGCCACCCGACGCGCCGATCACGAGTTGTCACGCTTCTGTCGGGGCCTGTATCCTTCCTACCTGACGCAGCGCGCGAGCAAGCGTCGCGTCGCCTGA
- a CDS encoding radical SAM protein: MTSLPVLSAVPTRHASDSLAELHETPWIGPNGKPTEWLELHLTYTCPERCVFCSEEHRMQRYKQFPVTWGRVATVLRQNAERGVKRVHLTGGEPTIHPDFVRTLQLAKKLGMRTSVGTIGTMLARPDFADRAVPFLDEALFSIHGPDAQTHDAMTRREGSFERVTGALAQARRVNPDFNAYVNSVITQLNVERLPETVRMARDHGAKLLVVSNLTPEGLGFDDYERLTVRLEQLAEILPRIPDVAGDMTVRFFGVPMCLLGPHRMLSNDLHWDPRVTVEWGDEPGKVAFKGFYNWTPDRKRVHAPECSGCAWNTVCMGVYDRYAECFSTAVLRPERVS; encoded by the coding sequence ATGACCTCCCTGCCCGTGCTTTCCGCCGTTCCTACCCGTCACGCCAGCGACTCGCTCGCCGAGCTGCACGAGACTCCGTGGATCGGCCCCAACGGCAAGCCCACGGAGTGGCTCGAGCTGCATCTCACGTACACCTGCCCAGAGCGCTGTGTGTTCTGCTCGGAAGAGCACCGCATGCAGCGCTACAAGCAGTTCCCCGTGACGTGGGGGCGCGTCGCCACCGTGCTGCGCCAAAACGCGGAGCGAGGGGTCAAGCGCGTCCACCTCACAGGGGGGGAGCCGACGATCCACCCAGACTTCGTCCGCACGCTGCAGCTCGCCAAGAAGCTCGGGATGCGGACGTCGGTGGGCACGATCGGCACCATGCTCGCGCGCCCCGACTTCGCGGACCGCGCCGTGCCCTTCCTGGACGAGGCCCTCTTCTCCATCCACGGCCCGGACGCGCAGACACACGACGCGATGACCCGGAGAGAGGGGAGCTTCGAGCGCGTGACAGGCGCGTTGGCGCAAGCACGGCGCGTCAACCCGGACTTCAACGCGTACGTGAACAGCGTCATCACGCAGCTCAACGTGGAGCGGTTGCCCGAGACGGTCCGCATGGCACGCGACCACGGGGCCAAGCTACTGGTCGTCTCGAACCTCACGCCAGAGGGGCTCGGCTTCGACGACTACGAGCGGCTCACGGTGCGGCTCGAGCAGCTGGCGGAGATCCTGCCCCGCATCCCCGACGTCGCTGGCGACATGACGGTGCGCTTCTTCGGGGTGCCGATGTGCCTCTTGGGACCCCATCGCATGCTGTCCAACGATCTCCACTGGGACCCGCGCGTCACCGTGGAGTGGGGCGACGAGCCCGGCAAGGTGGCGTTCAAGGGCTTCTACAACTGGACGCCCGACCGCAAGCGCGTGCACGCTCCAGAGTGCTCTGGCTGCGCGTGGAACACCGTCTGCATGGGAGTCTACGATCGCTACGCCGAGTGCTTCTCGACGGCGGTCCTTCGTCCGGAGCGTGTGTCATGA
- a CDS encoding radical SAM protein → MANIGYVQVVRHCNHFCGFCSNPTSAYVHTEESLRALVDDLVQREYYGVVLTGGEPSLHPELPSVVRYAKSRGLHVRMITNGSRMADPDFAARIADAGLDLVHVSIYSVRPAVEEALRGMPGTLEKAFGAIEQAIRNGVPVNVNCVINKLNADHLDENIAYIVRHHPGVRHFVWNNLDPSMGRAEVNQDRFLHRMADLRGSLYRALRLLHLSGRTFRVERVPLCFMPEFGWASTETRKIVKGEERLVHFLDAKQTVRQQSFEHVYAPTCHECSVRNICGGLFERGEAYDPAELHALDIPLRPIVEQVITDPSDPSYTLRDYAAWEADFEARLAELRALPKPDPNDDMPPPYMRPEGPPVGVVTEESVRAYERGLRAAEKKAARTGVAVEHVRTQLPVID, encoded by the coding sequence ATGGCGAACATCGGCTACGTCCAAGTGGTCCGGCACTGCAACCACTTCTGCGGCTTCTGCAGCAACCCGACCTCCGCGTACGTGCACACCGAGGAGTCGCTGCGGGCCCTGGTGGACGATCTCGTGCAGCGCGAATACTACGGCGTCGTGTTGACCGGTGGTGAGCCTTCGCTCCACCCCGAGCTGCCGTCGGTCGTGCGCTACGCCAAGTCGCGAGGTCTGCACGTCCGCATGATCACCAATGGGTCACGCATGGCCGACCCCGACTTCGCGGCGCGCATCGCAGACGCCGGCCTGGACCTCGTGCACGTCTCCATCTACTCGGTCCGCCCTGCCGTGGAAGAGGCGCTGCGCGGGATGCCTGGGACGCTGGAAAAGGCCTTCGGCGCCATCGAGCAGGCCATCCGAAACGGCGTCCCGGTGAACGTCAACTGCGTCATCAACAAGCTCAACGCGGATCACCTCGACGAGAACATCGCGTACATCGTGCGCCATCACCCTGGCGTCAGGCACTTCGTCTGGAACAACCTGGACCCGTCGATGGGTCGCGCCGAGGTGAACCAAGACCGCTTCCTCCACCGCATGGCGGATCTGCGCGGGTCGCTGTACCGCGCGCTGCGCCTACTGCACTTGAGTGGTCGAACGTTCCGCGTCGAGCGCGTCCCGCTGTGCTTCATGCCGGAGTTCGGCTGGGCCAGCACGGAGACCCGCAAGATCGTGAAGGGCGAGGAGCGCCTGGTGCACTTCCTGGACGCCAAACAGACCGTCCGGCAGCAGAGCTTCGAACACGTCTATGCGCCCACCTGCCACGAGTGCTCGGTGCGCAACATCTGCGGTGGTCTGTTCGAGCGGGGCGAGGCCTACGACCCGGCAGAACTCCACGCGCTCGACATCCCGCTGCGACCCATCGTCGAGCAGGTCATCACCGACCCGAGCGACCCGAGCTACACATTGCGTGACTACGCCGCGTGGGAGGCTGACTTCGAAGCGCGGCTGGCCGAGCTGCGGGCTCTCCCCAAGCCGGACCCCAACGACGACATGCCGCCGCCGTACATGCGCCCCGAAGGCCCGCCGGTCGGCGTGGTCACCGAGGAGAGCGTGCGGGCGTACGAACGAGGCCTGCGAGCCGCCGAGAAGAAGGCGGCGCGCACAGGTGTCGCCGTCGAGCACGTCCGGACGCAGCTCCCCGTCATCGACTAG
- the hxsB gene encoding His-Xaa-Ser system radical SAM maturase HxsB gives MRHTLSLPVVQSNPSALAYFRFGEVAGRMLLTNDAGQWHFLSKDDFSLFVGGALPVGHADYEALVEKGFVRDGMNIEALAQRVGRKKQFVGVGPHLHICITTLRCNQSCQYCHASRTDMHEVETDMTLETAKQVVDQAMQSSSKYINFEFQGGEPTVNMPVIKFIVEYSREKNKYENKILDHALVTNMTYMNEENAEWLIDNGVLICTSLDGPEEVHNHNRRWKSENNAYENVIRWMDYFNQRYIEKGLDPNVFHVDALMTTTRKSIEHWKEIVDLYVERGLRSIHLRPLNPYGFAVGTWKAIGYTSEEYLDFYARTLDYIIELNKQGVEICEGTASTFLMKMMTPDDPNFVDIRSPCGAGTGQVAYNYDGKIFTCDEGRMVSAMGSDLFQIGTLGETSYVEMLQHPTVKAMAVASLQDTLPSCDTCWNKPFCGVCPMHNYMQSGDLFGQRPRSPKCKEHYTISSLLFEKLVNDKDGQIEKILRRWTMRRPREDAQSCRV, from the coding sequence ATGCGCCACACTCTCTCACTTCCCGTCGTCCAGTCGAACCCCAGCGCTCTCGCCTATTTCCGTTTTGGCGAGGTCGCCGGGCGCATGTTGCTCACCAACGACGCGGGTCAATGGCACTTCCTCTCGAAGGACGACTTCTCGCTCTTCGTCGGCGGCGCGCTGCCGGTTGGCCACGCCGACTACGAGGCGCTCGTCGAGAAGGGGTTCGTCCGCGATGGCATGAACATCGAGGCGCTCGCTCAGCGAGTCGGCCGCAAGAAGCAGTTCGTGGGTGTCGGGCCTCATCTCCACATCTGCATCACGACGCTGCGCTGCAATCAGAGCTGCCAGTACTGTCACGCCTCCCGCACCGACATGCACGAGGTCGAGACCGACATGACACTCGAGACGGCCAAGCAGGTCGTGGACCAGGCCATGCAGAGCTCGTCGAAGTACATCAACTTCGAATTCCAAGGCGGCGAGCCGACGGTCAACATGCCCGTCATCAAGTTCATCGTCGAGTACAGCCGCGAGAAGAACAAGTACGAGAACAAGATCCTCGATCATGCCCTGGTCACGAACATGACCTACATGAACGAGGAGAACGCCGAGTGGCTCATCGACAACGGTGTGCTCATCTGCACCAGCCTGGACGGCCCGGAAGAGGTGCATAACCACAACCGCCGCTGGAAGTCGGAGAACAACGCGTACGAGAACGTGATCCGCTGGATGGACTACTTCAACCAGCGCTACATCGAGAAGGGGCTCGACCCCAACGTGTTCCACGTGGACGCGCTCATGACGACCACGCGCAAGTCGATCGAGCACTGGAAGGAGATCGTCGACCTGTACGTCGAGCGCGGGCTGCGCTCGATCCACCTGCGACCTCTCAACCCCTACGGCTTTGCGGTGGGGACGTGGAAGGCCATCGGCTACACGTCGGAGGAGTACCTCGACTTCTACGCCCGGACGCTCGACTACATCATCGAGCTGAACAAGCAGGGCGTCGAGATCTGCGAGGGCACGGCCTCCACCTTCCTCATGAAGATGATGACGCCGGACGACCCGAACTTCGTCGACATCCGGTCGCCGTGTGGCGCCGGTACGGGGCAGGTCGCGTACAACTACGATGGCAAGATCTTCACGTGCGACGAAGGTCGCATGGTGTCCGCGATGGGCAGCGATCTCTTCCAGATCGGGACCCTCGGTGAAACCAGCTACGTGGAGATGCTCCAGCACCCAACCGTCAAGGCGATGGCGGTGGCCTCCTTGCAGGACACGCTCCCCAGCTGTGACACCTGCTGGAACAAGCCGTTCTGCGGAGTGTGCCCCATGCACAACTACATGCAGAGTGGCGACCTCTTCGGTCAGCGTCCGCGCTCGCCAAAGTGCAAAGAGCACTATACAATCTCTTCGTTGCTCTTCGAGAAGCTGGTCAACGACAAGGATGGCCAGATCGAGAAAATTCTCCGACGTTGGACGATGCGGCGTCCACGTGAGGATGCCCAATCGTGCAGAGTCTGA
- a CDS encoding radical SAM protein produces the protein MSSAPVYVPQPREGNQPVSPFRDPRRNVEINIGKTCNNKCVFCLDGMPTKEDKAFMPFEDMLAELDRYRAEGHLSVGFLGGEPTTYPWIVESVAHAHRIGFTRIALATNAMMLRREAFLDKLIDAGLTRTTISMHGHTAALEDKLTMVPGGFEKKCTAIRNLLARKAQGHLADGVSVNIVLNGWNYRVLPKMMKFFFDTMKLDDLRVNFVRPEGYAEGNPDLTPTYSDVVPVLTKAVLLNEFHFKKTFTFGGVPMCVLPEELLRSRRLLTKYCGDVYRDLSTDCSVRADGGGTDNAARREGVSAIEHGRARFNWQDRKRADLKHQAPSCERCSMRDVCEGVWGGYTDIYGFSEFAPLEWESGAMVRGAPRPAAAPEGTALAPKKRFARRLTVLPG, from the coding sequence ATGAGCTCGGCGCCCGTCTACGTCCCCCAGCCGCGCGAGGGAAATCAGCCCGTCAGCCCGTTTCGCGACCCTCGGCGCAACGTCGAGATCAACATCGGCAAGACGTGCAACAACAAGTGCGTGTTCTGCTTGGACGGCATGCCCACCAAGGAGGACAAGGCGTTCATGCCCTTCGAGGACATGCTGGCGGAGCTCGACCGCTACCGTGCGGAGGGGCACTTGTCCGTCGGATTCCTGGGAGGTGAGCCCACCACGTATCCGTGGATCGTCGAGTCGGTCGCGCACGCCCATCGCATCGGGTTCACGCGCATCGCGCTGGCGACGAACGCGATGATGCTGCGACGTGAAGCGTTCCTCGACAAGCTCATCGACGCTGGGCTGACCCGCACGACCATCTCGATGCACGGCCACACGGCCGCCCTCGAAGACAAGCTCACGATGGTGCCCGGCGGTTTCGAGAAGAAGTGCACCGCCATCCGGAACCTCCTCGCCCGCAAGGCGCAGGGGCACCTCGCCGATGGGGTTTCGGTGAACATCGTCCTCAACGGCTGGAACTACCGTGTCCTCCCGAAGATGATGAAGTTCTTCTTCGACACGATGAAGCTCGACGATCTCCGGGTGAACTTCGTCCGCCCGGAGGGCTACGCCGAAGGCAACCCCGACCTCACGCCGACCTACTCCGACGTCGTTCCGGTGCTGACGAAGGCCGTCCTCCTGAACGAGTTCCACTTCAAGAAGACCTTCACGTTCGGCGGCGTCCCGATGTGCGTGCTCCCCGAGGAGCTCCTGCGCAGCCGTCGGCTGCTCACCAAGTACTGCGGGGATGTCTATCGCGACCTCAGCACGGATTGCTCCGTGCGCGCCGACGGGGGCGGAACGGACAACGCAGCGCGTCGCGAGGGCGTGTCCGCCATCGAACACGGGCGCGCGCGCTTCAACTGGCAAGATCGCAAGCGCGCCGACCTCAAGCACCAGGCCCCCAGCTGTGAGCGCTGCTCCATGCGCGACGTCTGCGAAGGTGTTTGGGGCGGCTACACGGACATCTACGGCTTCTCCGAGTTCGCCCCGCTCGAGTGGGAGAGTGGCGCGATGGTCCGCGGCGCACCGCGCCCTGCAGCGGCCCCCGAAGGGACAGCGCTCGCTCCAAAGAAGCGCTTCGCGAGGCGGTTGACGGTCCTCCCGGGCTGA